A window from Longimicrobiaceae bacterium encodes these proteins:
- the mdh gene encoding malate dehydrogenase, producing MDKITVVGAGNVGATAAQRVAEKELAREVVLIDIAEGIPQGKGLDQWESAPIELFDSRITGSNGYEESAGSGIYIVTAGIARKPGMSRDDLLTTNAGIVRQVCENIARVSPNAIIIMVSNPLDVMCYVAMKASGFPRERVLGMAGVLDTARYRSFLALEMDCSVEDIQAMVLGGHGDTMVPLVSYTSVSGIPVTQLIAKDKLDAIVDRTRNGGAEIVKFLKTGSAYYAPSAGAVQMAEAIVKDKKRILPCAAWLQGEYGMDGLFLGVPCKLGRNGLEKIIEVELSAEERAALEKSADAVREPMALV from the coding sequence ATGGACAAGATTACGGTCGTCGGCGCCGGAAACGTGGGCGCCACCGCGGCGCAGCGGGTCGCCGAGAAGGAGCTCGCCCGCGAGGTCGTGCTCATCGACATCGCCGAAGGCATCCCGCAGGGCAAGGGCCTGGACCAGTGGGAGTCGGCCCCCATCGAGCTGTTCGACTCGCGCATCACGGGCAGCAACGGGTACGAGGAGAGCGCCGGCTCCGGCATCTACATCGTGACCGCCGGTATCGCGCGCAAGCCGGGCATGAGCCGCGACGACCTGCTCACCACCAACGCGGGCATCGTCCGCCAGGTGTGCGAGAACATCGCCCGCGTGTCGCCCAACGCGATCATCATCATGGTCAGCAACCCGCTGGACGTGATGTGCTACGTGGCCATGAAGGCCAGCGGCTTCCCGCGCGAGCGGGTGCTGGGCATGGCGGGCGTGCTGGACACGGCGCGCTACCGCTCGTTCCTGGCCCTGGAGATGGACTGCTCGGTAGAGGACATCCAGGCGATGGTGCTGGGCGGCCACGGCGACACCATGGTGCCGCTCGTCTCCTACACCAGCGTCTCCGGCATCCCGGTCACGCAGCTCATCGCGAAGGACAAGCTCGACGCGATCGTGGACCGCACGCGCAACGGCGGCGCGGAGATCGTGAAGTTCCTGAAGACGGGCTCGGCGTACTACGCGCCGTCGGCCGGCGCGGTGCAGATGGCCGAGGCGATCGTCAAGGACAAGAAGCGCATCCTCCCCTGCGCCGCGTGGCTGCAGGGCGAGTACGGGATGGACGGCCTCTTCCTGGGCGTCCCGTGCAAGCTGGGCCGCAACGGCCTGGAGAAGATCATCGAGGTGGAGCTCTCGGCCGAGGAGCGCGCCGCGCTGGAGAAGTCGGCCGACGCAGTGCGCGAGCCGATGGCGCTCGTGTAG
- the sdhC gene encoding succinate dehydrogenase, cytochrome b556 subunit, protein MPSAHRATSLGSALRYRGREGMWAWLLHRVTGLGILLFLIVHVVDTAIVIYRPDLYDEALALYKSGFFRVAELLIFFSVLFHAANGLRVVVQDFWPRTMLRQRQMTYAVAAVVVLAMLPVTWMMISPLFGRPEPGAARYEEQQRVRHEDRLSPTPTAQAPSAGQGVAL, encoded by the coding sequence ATGCCTTCTGCGCATCGGGCCACCTCGCTCGGCTCCGCGCTCCGCTACCGCGGGCGCGAGGGGATGTGGGCGTGGCTGCTGCACCGCGTGACGGGGCTGGGCATCCTGCTCTTCCTCATCGTGCACGTGGTGGACACCGCCATCGTGATCTACCGTCCCGACCTGTACGACGAGGCCCTGGCCCTGTACAAGTCGGGCTTCTTCCGCGTGGCGGAGCTGCTGATCTTCTTCTCCGTGCTCTTCCACGCGGCCAACGGGCTGCGCGTGGTGGTGCAGGACTTCTGGCCGCGCACCATGCTGCGGCAGCGGCAGATGACGTACGCCGTGGCCGCCGTGGTGGTGCTGGCGATGCTGCCGGTGACGTGGATGATGATCTCGCCGCTGTTCGGCCGGCCGGAGCCGGGCGCGGCGCGGTACGAGGAGCAGCAGCGGGTGCGGCACGAGGACCGGCTCTCGCCCACGCCCACGGCGCAGGCTCCGTCTGCTGGGCAGGGGGTGGCGCTGTGA